A region of Leptolyngbya sp. 'hensonii' DNA encodes the following proteins:
- a CDS encoding class I SAM-dependent methyltransferase produces the protein MLAPISNPPLLERTISGLHADVFRSLPPLEAQTPILDIGCGTGAWLNRLAEAGFTHLCGIDQDATQFHLPQATCIRANLDVDDPALADRQFGLITAIEVVEHLENPGRLFALVARHLAPDGYFLLTTPNIHSIGCRLRFLITGQLKSFDAKGDPTHIYPVLLSALQRVLPRYGLEIVQQWSFPQRGSRVSRPTTALAEALLSLVLPIGQPGDTLCVFIRKTDR, from the coding sequence ATGTTAGCCCCCATCTCAAATCCGCCCCTGCTTGAGCGCACGATTTCTGGCCTCCATGCTGATGTCTTCCGATCACTGCCTCCCCTGGAAGCCCAGACCCCTATCCTTGACATTGGCTGTGGCACTGGAGCCTGGTTAAACCGACTGGCCGAAGCTGGTTTCACCCACCTGTGTGGGATCGATCAGGATGCGACCCAGTTCCACCTGCCCCAGGCCACCTGCATCCGGGCCAACCTGGATGTGGACGATCCGGCCCTGGCCGATCGCCAGTTTGGCCTGATCACGGCGATCGAAGTGGTCGAGCATCTGGAGAATCCTGGTCGTCTGTTTGCCCTGGTTGCCCGTCACCTGGCTCCGGATGGCTATTTCCTGCTGACCACGCCCAACATCCATTCCATCGGTTGTCGCCTGCGCTTTTTAATCACGGGCCAGTTGAAATCCTTTGACGCCAAGGGAGACCCGACCCATATCTACCCGGTACTCCTGAGCGCCTTACAGCGGGTGCTGCCCCGCTATGGTCTGGAAATCGTCCAGCAGTGGAGCTTTCCCCAGCGGGGCTCCCGGGTCTCCCGCCCCACCACTGCTCTGGCAGAGGCGCTGCTGAGTCTGGTCTTGCCGATCGGACAACCGGGAGATACCCTGTGTGTGTTCATTCGCAAAACAGATCGGTAA
- a CDS encoding glycosyltransferase family 4 protein, with translation MRILTVSNCPLVETQGSGYVITHFCQGLRDLGHTVDAFGPETYEIWPQWGGRAKSYRQAIGMVPFVLQQLRRHAYDVLELYGGEAWLLTSLVRSLPGRSFLLVSHSNGLEPYALNRLIDYARQGYGEHPYGKWYRLNQTPLFRLAFTGVDGIVTVSQAERRYALEQGYQTPDRVLAIENPLPETYLGLPVVEARPLTIGYCGSWIDRKGIQVIQTDLAQILAEFPTCSLRLIGVGEGFQASDHFPAALCDRIQVIPFVADRAALQQHYQSLTILVVPSLYESFGLVMAEAMACGCALVAARTGFAADLQPDVEALILDRPFSPQLYGAVRRLLLDEGLRHRIAAAGYQRVQSLHWERAVQSLEATYQDWLAAFRSSHTVPSRSKG, from the coding sequence ATGAGAATCCTGACCGTTAGCAACTGTCCTCTGGTTGAAACCCAGGGGTCGGGATATGTGATTACCCACTTCTGCCAGGGCCTGCGGGACCTGGGCCATACCGTGGACGCCTTTGGGCCAGAGACCTACGAAATCTGGCCGCAATGGGGGGGACGGGCCAAGAGCTACCGGCAGGCGATCGGCATGGTGCCTTTCGTGCTGCAGCAGTTGCGCCGTCACGCTTACGATGTGCTGGAGTTGTATGGGGGGGAAGCCTGGTTACTCACCTCCCTGGTCCGGTCCCTGCCGGGTCGGTCCTTCCTGCTGGTCAGCCATTCCAATGGCCTGGAACCCTATGCCCTGAACCGTTTGATCGACTATGCCCGCCAGGGCTATGGGGAACATCCCTATGGCAAATGGTATCGCCTGAATCAAACCCCCCTGTTTCGGCTGGCTTTCACTGGTGTCGATGGGATTGTCACCGTCAGCCAGGCGGAGCGTCGCTATGCTCTGGAGCAGGGCTACCAGACTCCTGATCGGGTGCTGGCGATCGAGAATCCCCTGCCTGAGACCTACCTGGGGCTGCCAGTGGTAGAGGCGCGTCCCCTGACGATCGGTTACTGCGGTTCCTGGATCGATCGCAAAGGCATCCAGGTGATCCAGACCGATCTAGCCCAGATTCTGGCCGAATTTCCCACCTGTTCCCTCCGGCTCATTGGTGTTGGCGAGGGTTTTCAGGCCAGCGATCATTTCCCGGCAGCCCTCTGCGATCGGATTCAGGTGATCCCATTTGTGGCCGATCGAGCAGCGCTACAGCAGCACTACCAATCCCTGACCATTCTGGTGGTGCCCTCCCTCTATGAGAGCTTTGGCCTGGTGATGGCGGAGGCCATGGCCTGCGGTTGTGCTCTGGTGGCTGCCCGCACCGGCTTCGCGGCAGATTTACAGCCGGATGTGGAAGCCCTGATTCTTGATCGACCCTTCTCCCCCCAACTGTACGGGGCGGTACGGCGGCTGTTGCTGGATGAGGGCCTGCGCCACCGGATTGCTGCTGCTGGATACCAGCGCGTTCAGAGCCTCCACTGGGAAAGAGCTGTGCAGTCCCTGGAGGCCACGTATCAGGACTGGCTGGCCGCCTTCAGGTCCAGTCACACCGTTCCATCCCGAAGCAAAGGATAG